The genomic window CGCTCTGGCAGCGCCCCCTCTTGCTTCCGGTCCGTAGCTTTGAGTTTGGGCCACTTCCTTGTTTTCGTATAAACCGGCTGCTTCGGCCAGAATTACCGCAGCCAGGATCACGCCCTGCCCACCATATCCGGCGAACCTAATTTCTTGCTTCATCGATTTGCCACTTCCTTTACCATGATAGCTAAGTCGGGGCATATCTTTTCACATCTTAAACACCCAATACAATTTTCGGCCTTACTGGCAATAGGAAGAAAAGAACCCGTTTTACCTCTCTTGTCGGAAACGGTCAATACTGTTTGTTTGCATTCAGAAATGCATAGATGGCAACCCTTACAATACTTTTCATCGACCGTTATTTCAAACACCCTGCTACCCCCCTCGAAAGCTTGTATATACTGTCTGATAAC from Bacillota bacterium includes these protein-coding regions:
- a CDS encoding 4Fe-4S binding protein, with the translated sequence MQAFEGGSRVFEITVDEKYCKGCHLCISECKQTVLTVSDKRGKTGSFLPIASKAENCIGCLRCEKICPDLAIMVKEVANR